Below is a window of Vigna unguiculata chloroplast, complete genome DNA.
TATATTAGTTACATTTATATATCAAAAATCGAGATCAGGTGATATAACACAAGGTCTTCCAAAAGTAGAACAGGTATTGGAAGTTCGTTCGATTGATTCAATATCCATAAACCTAGAAAAGAGAGTGGATACTTGGAATGGGCGTATAACAAGAATTCTTGGCATTCCTTGGGGATTCTTCATTAGTGCTGAGCTAACTATAGCGCAAAGTCGTATTTCTTTGGTTAATCAAATTCAAAAAGTTTATCGATCCCAGGGAGTTCACATTCATAATAGACATATAGAAATTATTGTGCGTCAAATAACATCAAAAGTATTGGTTTCAGAAGATGGAATGTCTAATGTTTTTTTGCCTGGCGAACTAATTGGATTGTTGCGGGCCGAACGAGCTGGGCGTTCCTTAGAAGAGTCGATCTGCTATCGAGTTCTATTATTGGGGATAACAAAAACATCTTTGAATACTCAAAGTTTCATATCTGAAGCAAGTTTTCAAGAAACTGCTAGAGTTTTATCAAAAGCCGCTCTCCGGGGTCGCATAGATTGGTTGAAAGGTCTGAAAGAGAACGTTGTTTTAGGGGGAATGATGCCAGTTGGTACTGGATTCAAAAGAATAATATACCGTTCAAAGCAAAGGCAATATAACAAGATTACCCCGGAAACAAAAAAAAGAATTTATGTGATACATCAAAATAATCTAGGATTTAAGAATTCCTAAAATAATGATTCTTAAGGTCGTATTCATCTCCGGTCACTTTATTTTGTATATATTTTGTATAATAAAAGAAACATAATAAATAAACGAATCATATTCAATGAAATAGAAAAAATGGCCCGATCTTTTTTTATCAACGGCAAATTTTCAGTAGAAGAGAAGGTTCCTTCGGAACACTTATTTTTTTCTATTTCAGTATACTGGGTCTCTTTCTTTCATTTCAAAAAATTGATCTAATTTCTATTTGGAAATGAAAGAAAAGTGTGGGGATAATTATAAATGACAAAAAGATATTGGAACATAATTTTGGAAGAGATGATGGAAGCTGGTGTTCATTTTGGCCACGGTACTAGAAAATGGAATCCTAAAATGTCACCTTATATTTCTGCAAAGCGTAAGGGTATTCATATTACAAATCTTATTAGAACTGCTCGGTTTTTATCAGAATCTTGTGATTTAGTTTTTGATGCAGCAAGTGGGGGAAAACAATTCTTAATTGTTGGTACAAAAAAAAAAGCAGCTGATTCAGTAGCGCGGGCTGCAATAAGAGCTCGGTGTCATTATGTTAATAAAAAATGGCTCGGCGGTATGTTAACGAATTGGTATACTACAAAAACACGACTTCAAAAGTTCAGGGACTTGAGAATGCAACAAAAGACGGGGAGATTTCATAGTTTTCCAAAAAAAGATGCCGCTATATTGAAGAGACAATTAGCTCAATTGGAAACATATCTTGGCGGCATTAAA
It encodes the following:
- the rps2 gene encoding ribosomal protein S2 produces the protein MTKRYWNIILEEMMEAGVHFGHGTRKWNPKMSPYISAKRKGIHITNLIRTARFLSESCDLVFDAASGGKQFLIVGTKKKAADSVARAAIRARCHYVNKKWLGGMLTNWYTTKTRLQKFRDLRMQQKTGRFHSFPKKDAAILKRQLAQLETYLGGIKYMKGLPDIVIIVDQQEEYTALRECITLEIPTICLIDTNSDPDLADISIPANDDAIASIRLILNKLVFAICEGRSRYIRNS